Proteins from a genomic interval of Scomber japonicus isolate fScoJap1 chromosome 10, fScoJap1.pri, whole genome shotgun sequence:
- the LOC128366251 gene encoding carcinoembryonic antigen-related cell adhesion molecule 5-like, with protein sequence METAVTHFILLAVISGLTKGSGVLPDELTAAVGGEVMFTTTVTPPETPFLVVSWSFVLNSIERPIITSTSSVNNTGPEYEGRIILYRSTGSLKFMDLTLNDIGEYRVNIIPDGGIQMKGTTELKILEPVSNVKITANSSDLVEFNSSVSLSCSSSGSSPSFLWMNGSSEVTASERVQVQLTDGNSTLIITSVTRYDQGPFKCHVFNPISDGTSDPVEISISYGPENIILKLSPSEDHYVEGSNISLSCSAVSRPSAQFHWFLNGDLLSDTGPELTLMDIQMSQSGNYSCQAFNSKTLRYQTSLPSAITVVVPVFTVKVTASSSDLVEFNNSVSLSCSSSGSSPSFLWMNGSSEVTASERVQLTDGGRTLTIISVTRYDQGPYSCRVSNPVSDGTSDPTNLSISFGPENIILKLSPSEDHYVEGSTIRLSCSAVSRPSAQFQWFLNGDLLSDTGPELTLMTIQGSQSGNYSCRAFNSKTLRYQTSQPSAITVLKKAGGLSAGAIAGIVIACLLVVGGALGGGFYIYNKK encoded by the exons ATGGAAACAGCTGTGACTCATTTCATCCTCCTGGCAGTCATCTCAG GTTTAACCAAAGGAAGTGGTGTGTTACCAGATGAACTGACTGCAGCTGTTGGAGGAGAAGTGATGTTCACCACAACAGTGACTCCACCAGAAACACCATTTCTGGTAGTGAGCTGGAGTTTTGTTTTAAACAGTATAGAAAGACCTATAATAACTTCCACCTCTTCGGTCAACAATACTGGACCAGAGTATGAAGGCAGGATCATCCTCTACAGATCTACTGGATCTCTGAAGTTCATGGATCTGACTCTTAATGACATTGGAGAGTACAGAGTTAACATTATACCAGATGGAGGAATACAGATGAAAGGAACCACTGAACTGAAGATACTTG AGCCAGTCTCCAATGTAAAGATAACTGCCAACAGCTCAGACTTGGTGGAGTTCAACAgctctgtcagtctgtcctgctcttcttctggatcctctccttctttcctctggatGAACGGCAGCTCTGAGGTTACAGCCAGTGAGAGAGTTCA AGTTCAGCTCACTGATGGAAACTCCACTCTTATCATAACCAGTGTGACCCGCTATGATCAGGGACCATTCAAGTGTCATGTGTTTAATCCTATCAGTGATGGTACCAGCGATCCAGTAGAAATCTCCATCAGCT ATGGCCCAGAAAACATAATTTTGAAGTTATCTCCATCTGAAGACCACTATGTGGAAGGGTCAAACATCAGCCTGTCCTGCTCAGCTGTCTCCAGACCTTCTGCTCAGTTTCACTGGTTTCTGAATGGAGACCTGCTGTCTGATACTGGACCAGAACTCACACTGATGGATATTCAGATGAGTCAGAGTGGGAACTACAGCTGTCAGGCCTTTAACAGCAAAACTCTGAGATATCAAACATCTCTACCTTCAGCTATAACCGTAGTGG TGCCAGTCTTCACTGTGAAGGTAACTGCCAGCAGCTCAGACTTGGTGGAGTTCAACAactctgtcagtctgtcctgctcttcttctggatcctctccttctttcctctggatGAACGGCAGCTCTGAGGTTACAGCCAGTGAGAGAGTTCAGCTCACTGATGGAGGCCGTACTCTCACTATCATCAGTGTGACTCGCTATGATCAGGGACCATACAGCTGCAGAGTGTCCAATCCTGTCAGTGATGGCACCAGTGATCCAACAAATCTTTCCATCAGCT TTGGCCCAGAGAATATTATTTTGAAGTTATCTCCCTCTGAAGACCACTATGTGGAAGGGTCAACCATCAGACTGTCCTGTTCAGCTGTCTCCAGACCTTCTGCTCAGTTTCAGTGGTTTCTGAATGGAGACCTGCTGTCTGATACTGGACCAGAACTCACACTGATGACTATTCAGGGGAGTCAGAGTGGGAACTACAGCTGTCGGGCCTTTAACAGCAAAACTCTGAGATATCAAACATCTCAGCCTTCAGCTATAACTGTACTGA AGAAAGCTGGAGGTCTTTCAGCTGGTGCCATCGCTGGAATAGTAATTGCATGTTTGCTGGTTGTTGGAGGAGCTTTGGGTGGAGGGTTTTACATTTATAACAAAAA Ataa